One part of the Musa acuminata AAA Group cultivar baxijiao chromosome BXJ1-5, Cavendish_Baxijiao_AAA, whole genome shotgun sequence genome encodes these proteins:
- the LOC135674105 gene encoding chitinase 6-like — protein MAVHNTTMLFLGLLLAGAIAVAAQNCGCSADLCCSKYGYCGTGDDYCGDGCQSGPCYSSSPPSNDVSVADIVTQSFFDGIIGQADGGCAGKSFYTRDAFLTAAGSYPTFGHTGTADDSKREIAAFFAHATHETGHFCYIEEIDGASKDYCDENNTEWPCIAGKGYYGRGPLQLSWNYNYGPAGQSIGFDGLNAPETVANDVVVSFKAALWFWMNNCHSAITSGQGFGATIRAINGDLECDGKNTETMNARVGYYKDYCSQFGVDPGSNLTC, from the exons ATGGCGGTACACAACACGACGATGCTTTTCCTGGGCCTCCTCTTGGCCGGAGCCATCGCGGTGGCCGCCCAGAATTGCGGCTGCTCTGCCGACCTCTGCTGCAGCAAGTACGGCTACTGCGGCACCGGCGACGACTACTGCGGCGACGGGTGCCAGTCGGGACCGTGCTACTCCTCCTCCCCCCCCTCCAACGACGTCTCGGTGGCCGACATCGTGACGCAGAGCTTCTTCGACGGGATCATCGGCCAGGCCGACGGCGGGTGCGCCGGCAAGAGCTTCTACACCCGCGACGCCTTCCTGACCGCAGCCGGCTCCTACCCGACCTTCGGCCACACCGGAACCGCCGACGACTCCAAGCGCGAGATCGCCGCCTTCTTCGCCCACGCCACGCACGAGACCGGAC ACTTCTGCTACATAGAGGAGATCGATGGCGCGTCGAAGGACTACTGCGACGAGAACAACACGGAGTGGCCGTGCATTGCGGGGAAGGGCTACTACGGCCGCGGGCCGCTCCAACTCTCCTGGAACTACAACTACGGACCCGCCGGGCAAAGCATCGGGTTCGACGGCCTGAACGCGCCGGAGACGGTGGCCAACGACGTCGTCGTCTCCTTCAAGGCCGCCCTGTGGTTCTGGATGAACAACTGCCACTCGGCCATCACGTCAGGCCAAGGATTCGGAGCCACCATCCGGGCGATCAACGGCGACCTCGAGTGCGACGGTAAGAACACGGAGACGATGAACGCTCGCGTCGGATACTACAAGGACTACTGCAGCCAGTTCGGCGTCGACCCTGGAAGTAACCTCACTTGCTGA